Genomic window (Magnolia sinica isolate HGM2019 chromosome 10, MsV1, whole genome shotgun sequence):
GAGTTGCTTTGATTGCTAGCTTCCATTTGATGCTGATTTCTTCTCAGTCCTCTGTTTTTGTTATaagaaactcaaagaaatttttaTGCAGGCAACCTTCCAAAGTTCCCTCGGGTGAATATATGGGATCCTTACAGGCGCTTGGGTGTAAGCTCCGATGCTTCCGAAGAAGAAATACGAGGTGCACGCAACTTTCTCTTGCAACAATATGCTGGGCATGAGAGAAGTGTTGAATCTATCGAAGCAGCTTATGAGAAAATATTAATGGCCAGCTTCAGAgcaagaaagaaatcaaaaatcaacttgaAGAGCAGGTTGAAGAAGAAAGTAGAGGAGTCCCCGCCTTGGGTAAAAAGATTGCTTGATTTCGTGGAACTTCCTCCAACCGAAGTGATTCTTAGAAGAATGTTCCTCTTTGCTTTCATGGGAGCCTGGAGTGTAATGAACTCTGCTGAGGCTGGGCCTGCTTTTCAGGTATGTCTGCAGTATTCTGCATGTATATGTTAGTCAAATTGAATATGAATATGTCCACCTAGACAGaatttttatattaattaaaAAAAGGATAGACCGTGTTACTTGCAATGCCATGATTCTGAATTTTTCTCATCTGAACAATACATCTTCTATAAACAATAACAAAGAAGACTTAAAACATCATGATTAGAGGTATGTTTGGGTGGTTCTGTTTCCCAGGTTGATGGGATGCCCCTATGTGTACATATCACCTTTGAGATGACAGTGTAAAGTAGAATAACCAAAGCACCTATAACATGGGTTTCATTTCTCTGCCACACCGAACAACAAGAGTTGTAGCTTCTGTTTTCTATGATACACTGAACAACAAGAGCCATGTGTCTTATGTTTTCCATGGGTACACACCCAAATGCACCTTTAAGACATGGTTTCTGCAAAATTGCAGTTTCTTTGCTCAAAAAGACTGTTAGGGTTCATGTAAATGAAGGATAAGCTATCTGTGTGAATTACAATCTATGTGATAAGGACACTACTGTTTGTAATACAGACATGTCAGATATGTGTTTCACCTATGTTTATCAAGGATTTATATAGTATCCCTCGCTCAATCTGTACAAATGGTCttgtggttcagtgatccagattcCAGATCATTGATCCGATAGACCCAATGTATAAAccatgtccaaaaaaaaaaaaaaaaaaaaactccaatgctggaagatcctagctattCAATCTTTGGCCTTTTCCCCACTGGAAGTGGACTGACTATTTATAGGCCATTGTTTGAAGGATCAGGATTCTccctctgggagatttttggtgcatggtccaTTCATGGTGGAGAGAATTAGATCAACAGTCTGTAACTAGGCCTGGCAATGGGTTGGTTTCAGTCAGGGTCAGGATtaacccaagcctgacccatttaAGAAACAGGCCAAGACATCTGGCCACCCATTACACTATGACTGAGAAGACCCACTTAAAATTTCTCTAGTCCGAGCCCGACCCAACCTAACCCATTTAATTGTAAACAGGTCGGGCTCAACCAACCCACCCAACCTGACCTAGGAAACAAGTGCAATCACCTGCAATTTATTATAACGTCCTTATGCCTAAAACAATGTCGTTCCTCCTCTTTCATTGGT
Coding sequences:
- the LOC131257963 gene encoding protein CHAPERONE-LIKE PROTEIN OF POR1, chloroplastic, giving the protein MDALLLSNPKFSRHNFPAIKPNGVKGRMYGLVIRSPRCAMDTAFGGNLGNLPKFPRVNIWDPYRRLGVSSDASEEEIRGARNFLLQQYAGHERSVESIEAAYEKILMASFRARKKSKINLKSRLKKKVEESPPWVKRLLDFVELPPTEVILRRMFLFAFMGAWSVMNSAEAGPAFQVALSLAACIYFLNDKTKSLARASILGFGALVIGWVCGSFLVPMIPAFLLQPTWTLELLTSLVAYVFLFLACTFLK